In a single window of the Streptomyces sp. CGMCC 4.7035 genome:
- a CDS encoding LamG-like jellyroll fold domain-containing protein, which produces MLTTETAAASGATLPALSMPELSLSGLWKWANKSPLDTPDQEGGTARGKSHFASTAATSADRGVGRKPGKGKGELDAYKRPVDAVKKATTGKAKATAKSFNPRTSERDAKKSTATSDFYVNADGSTTIRHYPGRTNFKAADGTWKPIDTSLVKDKDGRFEQDANSLDVEFAANAADRQLASVDFGGGRTLAYTLRGARKVAASKDDNGTLVYAGVLPATDVQLVPIADGFKENVVLESADAANSWVFRLDAKGLTPRIAKDGDVEFTDAHGKVTATIPHAYMEDSRIDRRSGDGARSQKVTYELTTVDGDPALRMTADRDWLDDPKRVYPVTVDPTTVLSSETTYVQNDYSADRSTETQIKVGSYDSGTTKANSFLQFSSLGTTLAGQKVSAATLNVWALWSSTCTPESFSVYPVAQSWSPTTTTTYPGPSYGSSIGSATPDPGASCTNTTGSTSVGVKMPVTLSTSWFTQVATGGANYGLALAAPTGDGLHWKKFHSDESATSAWRPSLDLTYTANTQPQVNAQYPPENFQANTLQPELLVYASDADKWPNSTLTYSFEVYDADSGSTTPVATSGNLTKGSWKIPAGKLTWSKNYAWYVGVTDGYEEVTYSSRFTTAVPQPPVTSGLAQNTDGHEFDPSDANYTTEDSDADVEVVGPSLEIDRSYNSIDPRIDSAFGAGWSTVVDMKAAEVKDPAGTVTSVIVTYPGGEQVAFGRNTDGTFQPPLGRYARLQSVTGGYTLTDKDFTEYAFKQATAKAGAYAISSIKDYAGRTETFTYNTSKQLTKITNETSKRSLGLTWLTPTGATTAHVATVFTDPSTVGDANTAQTWQYNYSGDQLTKVCPPADWSKCTTYGYATGNHYRTTVLDADPYAYWRLGEAAGTTVATDTVDTNQGRYNGLYHNVTLGTSSVLAGSTQTTATFNGTTSYVEMPSAPGATPSYMTVSLWFKTTTAGGVLFYYGDKPLSDSNPVANTTKNTPAVYVGTDGKLRGCLAMSPTCNPNIVSGATVTDGQWHNAVLTGQATSQTLYLDGVSQGSLTGTINDWEQPYISLGAGVNTQGWPAMNANDQLGHYTGQMAEVAIYSEPLDPSVITAQYQAAKRSAGLLNKITTPGLKTQSQVVYGTTDDLVKQATDGDGGTWKLNPPTVSGSSQVYRSAVMGSAPTGYWRLADTLGAPQAANEVHTGFGTYNTVTQGVAGPFGTGDVTAASFNGTSSYAEIPFTPWHGSAERAVELWFKTGSPGVILSDQSQLPTGATPTGSWNPLLYVGADGKLHGHWWSVSGSGGTAFGSTATVNDNTWHHAVLSASGTTQTLYLDGEKQADFTGAAADQSNTRTFVGAGFGKNWYQSPGDVSFFNGSIAEVAAYNHPLTGDEVGQHWDAYKASSGIAPVRTVTLTDPTDKTLTYVYDAEMGNRLLAAIDTNGKRTTYGYDTSGFLRTVTDANGNRSITGHDIRGNTVSQTDCQDTAANKCATEYYTYYPDATTAFPPMDPRNDLILTERDARSASATDNTYLTSYTYDTGGNLLSVTSPPVAGHPNGRTATTTYTTSSTPAAEGGTAVAPAGLVDTVTTPGGKQTKYVYFANGDLASATDANGAKVSYTYDNLGRQTAKKEITDANPGGLTTTLTYDKNDQVATETSPAVTNRVTGAVHQAKSTTVFDADGNVLSQTVADLTGGDTSRTTSMTYDAYNRVATRTDPGGDTTSFEYDVYGNKVKETDPEGNVNAYTFDAEGRPLTTSLLNYTGDPNNPSSPTTLVQESRAYDPAGRLASITDSMGWVTEYTYTDDGLSATVTRKDPANGKQFVEESNTYDMAGNLIKQVTNDGQTTSTFVVDAADRVTSSVLDPTGVNRSTKVSYDPDDNVVTEAETDPATGDVDSTDTRYDNLGNVTGTTVHDGTTAPVARWKLSETSGLTANDSSGGNNKVTLGSAVTRSTEKGGSAVFNGTANAYGQADGPAVNTSGSFTVSAWVKLSSTSANSTFLAQDGKVASGFQLYYSTTYGWTFNRHGSDTTGAATIRTYSGTSAVTSGTWTHLTGVYDQATGTLKLYVNGTQSGTTTAFTSPWEATGPLQIGRRLYNGTYAENTQGTIADVQVYSEALTPSQISAVYGGTLPASGSSVHTTTWKLDQRGLPVSTTDAVGNTTDYGYDEAAQQTTVTEPVVNAETGGGTPTAVRPVSMTGYNTFGEVTEASDPLGNVTVTAYDAEGQETSTKLPNYTAPGSTTPITATSWNEYNKLGQATAEVDPLGNRTTYTYTQLGDVASVTEPGGGKTTYAYDTNGDLLSSVRPGGAREESTWDYLGRELTSTDIVRQPTQRAYTAINEYNAPGGELSRMVSPAGVAESYKYNALGETTEVTDGAGNVSKFTYNMDGEVLTSIDPDNTSTKNTYDGYGQLVATSDLDATGAVLRTSRSTYDRAGTPVSVTDYRGHTTTFTVDATGLVTQAVEPVSATESITTTFGYDAAGNRTRFTDGRGNPFITTYNTWGLPESLIEPSTPTHPDAADRTFTTVYDANGRVKEQRSPGGVVVSHEYDAKSRLVKQTGTGAEAATLDHTYAYDSDDRVTAVAGADTDLNTFTYDDRGLLLSTSGPSGTSSFAYDGDGAMTSRTDASGTSTYGYDTAGRLKTVNDGATGSALTYTYDVNSNVKQIDYGTGKSKREFSYDALERLTSDKLTSPTGKVLSSLSYGWDDNDNLTSKTTTGVAGASTNTYAYDWANRLTSWNNGSTTEAYGYDASGNRTRVGGDTYTYDARNRLTSDGHNTYAYTARGTLKTITDEGGTQTLLKADAFNRVINEGDRTYTYDGLDRVLKAKDETGAEIYSFRYSGGGNDVASDGMTSYSRNVDGSLLGVKTAVSSVLALTDIHDDVVAQFTASGEALTGSSTYTPFGKVSVTNGMLGNLGYQSGWTDPETAKVNMAARWYSPQTGQFSSRDTVGNDPLPSSVNANQYAYANQNPMTGVDPTGHWFEFIKKAVKKVSKKVKKVAKSAWKKTKHAVKKAAKAVRKAAKHIKRAVKKAARKVHRAVRKAVHYVHDSVKKVKRYVKRTYKRVKRYAHKVVKHIKETARKVAKAVKHVAKKAVSAAKKAVKKIGRGVQKAAKATANYVKQHAATIVSVAVGVGVFAVCTGATFGGGAIGCAALAGAVANGVGYMMSDGPKSVGGFLGAVAIGGITGALGGAAGGAASGAVGRLLANVGGKVATGAAMGAAGGAAEGAVGYGISCAASEEGCSASGAAKATALGAATGGVFGAVAGKVSGCHSFTGATPVVLASGAAKPISEVKVGDYVLTAEPGKKKKEAHKVTKVHITTHDRDYVRVTVATKDGPRTLDTTALHQIYNATTKTWTRAQDFKAGDKFQTADGSPAEVINTRTYSDHKITYDLTVDGLHTYHVMVGNAALLVHNCSKAARQDQYAHDNSVRYHGLDDLGRPTGVDAQVRPGMLDKGSEAGKTTPPGWRGNGTAFNEARGHLLAGRLGGAGKGRYARRNLVTLTQDPVNTPWMRDLVEGEIYKAVKAGETVQYSVKPVYEGANPIPIRLDFDAHGNRGFQLSGWLENPAAGVRTGRAG; this is translated from the coding sequence ATGCTCACCACCGAGACGGCGGCGGCCTCCGGTGCCACGCTTCCGGCGCTGAGCATGCCCGAGTTGTCCCTGTCGGGCCTGTGGAAATGGGCCAACAAGTCCCCGTTGGACACGCCCGATCAGGAGGGCGGCACCGCTCGGGGCAAGAGTCACTTCGCCTCGACCGCGGCGACCAGCGCCGACCGCGGCGTCGGTCGCAAGCCCGGCAAGGGCAAGGGCGAACTCGACGCGTACAAGCGCCCCGTGGACGCGGTCAAGAAGGCCACGACCGGCAAGGCCAAGGCCACGGCGAAGAGCTTCAACCCGCGGACCAGCGAGCGTGACGCCAAGAAGTCCACGGCGACGTCGGACTTCTACGTCAACGCCGACGGTTCCACCACGATCCGTCACTACCCCGGGCGGACCAACTTCAAGGCGGCGGACGGCACCTGGAAGCCGATCGACACCAGTCTGGTCAAGGACAAGGACGGTCGGTTCGAGCAGGACGCCAACTCCCTCGACGTCGAGTTCGCCGCGAACGCCGCCGACCGGCAGCTGGCCTCCGTCGACTTCGGAGGCGGCCGCACCCTGGCGTACACGCTGCGCGGCGCGCGGAAGGTCGCGGCGTCCAAGGACGACAACGGCACGCTCGTCTACGCCGGTGTGCTGCCCGCCACCGACGTGCAGCTCGTTCCGATCGCCGACGGCTTCAAGGAGAACGTCGTCCTTGAGTCCGCGGACGCGGCCAACTCCTGGGTGTTCCGCCTGGACGCCAAGGGCCTGACCCCGCGCATCGCCAAGGACGGCGACGTGGAGTTCACCGACGCCCACGGCAAGGTGACCGCCACCATCCCCCATGCCTACATGGAGGACTCGCGGATCGACCGTCGCTCCGGTGACGGTGCCCGCTCCCAGAAGGTCACCTACGAGCTGACCACCGTGGACGGCGACCCGGCGCTGCGGATGACCGCCGACCGGGACTGGCTGGACGACCCGAAGCGGGTCTACCCGGTCACCGTCGACCCGACGACGGTCCTCTCCAGCGAAACGACGTACGTCCAGAACGACTACAGCGCCGACCGCTCCACCGAGACCCAGATCAAGGTCGGTTCCTACGACTCGGGCACCACCAAGGCGAACTCCTTCCTCCAGTTCTCCTCACTGGGTACGACGCTCGCCGGCCAGAAGGTCTCCGCGGCGACCCTCAACGTCTGGGCGCTGTGGTCCTCGACGTGCACCCCCGAGTCGTTCTCCGTGTACCCGGTGGCCCAGTCGTGGTCGCCGACGACGACCACGACGTACCCCGGTCCGTCGTACGGTTCCTCCATCGGCTCCGCCACCCCCGACCCGGGCGCCTCGTGCACCAACACCACCGGCAGCACCAGCGTCGGTGTGAAGATGCCGGTGACGCTGTCGACTTCGTGGTTCACCCAGGTCGCCACCGGTGGGGCCAACTACGGTCTCGCGCTCGCCGCGCCGACCGGTGACGGCCTGCACTGGAAGAAGTTCCACTCCGACGAGTCGGCGACCTCCGCTTGGCGCCCGTCGCTGGACCTGACCTACACGGCCAACACGCAGCCGCAGGTCAACGCCCAGTACCCGCCGGAGAACTTCCAGGCCAACACCCTCCAGCCGGAGCTGCTCGTCTACGCGAGCGACGCCGACAAATGGCCCAACTCGACGCTGACGTACAGCTTCGAGGTGTACGACGCCGACTCCGGCAGCACCACGCCCGTCGCCACCTCCGGCAACCTGACCAAGGGCAGCTGGAAGATCCCCGCGGGCAAGCTGACGTGGTCGAAGAACTACGCGTGGTACGTGGGGGTCACCGACGGCTACGAGGAGGTGACGTACTCCAGCCGCTTCACCACCGCCGTGCCGCAGCCGCCGGTCACCTCGGGCCTGGCCCAGAACACCGACGGCCACGAGTTCGACCCGTCCGACGCGAACTACACCACCGAGGACTCCGACGCGGATGTCGAGGTGGTCGGCCCCTCGCTGGAGATCGACCGCTCGTACAACAGCATCGACCCGCGGATCGACAGTGCGTTCGGCGCCGGCTGGTCGACGGTCGTCGACATGAAGGCGGCCGAGGTCAAGGATCCGGCCGGCACGGTCACCAGCGTGATCGTGACCTACCCGGGCGGTGAGCAGGTCGCCTTCGGCCGCAACACGGACGGAACGTTCCAGCCCCCGCTGGGCCGCTATGCCCGCCTGCAGTCGGTGACCGGCGGCTACACGCTGACGGACAAGGACTTCACCGAGTACGCCTTCAAGCAGGCCACTGCGAAGGCCGGCGCGTACGCGATATCCAGCATCAAGGACTACGCGGGCCGTACCGAGACGTTCACGTACAACACGTCCAAGCAGCTGACCAAGATCACCAACGAGACGTCCAAGCGCTCGCTGGGCCTGACCTGGTTGACCCCGACCGGCGCCACCACCGCGCATGTCGCGACGGTCTTCACGGACCCCTCCACGGTCGGCGACGCCAACACCGCGCAGACCTGGCAGTACAACTATTCGGGTGACCAGCTGACCAAGGTCTGCCCGCCGGCTGACTGGTCCAAGTGCACCACCTACGGCTACGCCACCGGCAACCACTACCGCACCACGGTGCTGGACGCCGACCCGTACGCCTACTGGCGGCTCGGTGAGGCGGCCGGTACGACTGTCGCCACGGACACGGTCGACACCAACCAGGGCCGGTACAACGGCCTCTACCACAACGTGACCCTGGGCACCTCCTCCGTTCTGGCGGGCTCCACCCAGACCACGGCGACCTTCAACGGCACCACCTCGTATGTGGAGATGCCGTCCGCGCCGGGTGCGACGCCGTCGTACATGACCGTCTCCCTGTGGTTCAAGACGACCACGGCCGGAGGCGTGCTCTTCTACTACGGTGACAAGCCGCTGAGCGACTCGAACCCGGTCGCCAACACGACGAAGAACACCCCTGCGGTGTACGTCGGGACCGATGGCAAGCTGCGTGGCTGCCTGGCCATGTCGCCCACGTGCAACCCCAACATCGTCTCCGGCGCCACGGTCACCGACGGCCAGTGGCACAACGCGGTCCTCACCGGTCAGGCCACCAGCCAGACCCTCTACCTGGACGGCGTGTCCCAGGGCTCGCTGACCGGCACCATCAACGACTGGGAGCAGCCCTACATCTCCCTCGGTGCCGGTGTGAACACCCAGGGCTGGCCCGCGATGAACGCGAACGACCAGCTCGGGCACTACACGGGCCAGATGGCCGAGGTGGCGATCTACTCCGAGCCCCTCGACCCGTCGGTGATCACCGCGCAGTACCAGGCCGCCAAGCGGTCCGCCGGTCTGCTCAACAAGATCACCACGCCGGGACTGAAGACCCAGTCCCAGGTCGTCTACGGCACCACCGACGACCTGGTCAAGCAGGCAACCGACGGCGACGGCGGCACCTGGAAGCTCAACCCGCCCACGGTCAGCGGCTCCTCGCAGGTGTACCGCTCGGCCGTGATGGGCTCCGCCCCGACCGGCTACTGGCGCCTGGCCGACACCCTCGGCGCGCCGCAGGCCGCCAACGAGGTGCACACCGGTTTCGGCACGTACAACACCGTCACGCAGGGTGTGGCGGGGCCGTTCGGCACCGGTGACGTGACCGCGGCGTCCTTCAACGGCACGTCGTCGTACGCGGAGATCCCGTTCACCCCCTGGCACGGCTCCGCGGAGCGCGCCGTCGAGCTGTGGTTCAAGACCGGCAGCCCCGGTGTGATCCTGTCCGACCAGTCGCAGCTGCCGACCGGCGCGACCCCGACCGGCAGCTGGAACCCGCTGCTGTACGTGGGCGCCGACGGAAAGCTGCACGGTCACTGGTGGAGCGTCTCGGGCTCCGGCGGCACCGCGTTCGGGTCCACGGCGACCGTCAACGACAACACGTGGCACCACGCGGTCCTGTCCGCCTCGGGCACGACCCAGACGCTGTACCTCGACGGCGAGAAGCAGGCCGACTTCACCGGTGCGGCGGCGGACCAGTCCAACACCCGTACCTTCGTCGGCGCGGGCTTCGGCAAGAACTGGTACCAGTCCCCCGGTGACGTGAGCTTCTTCAACGGCTCCATCGCCGAGGTCGCGGCGTACAACCACCCGCTGACCGGGGACGAGGTCGGGCAGCACTGGGATGCGTACAAGGCGTCCTCCGGCATCGCCCCGGTGCGCACGGTCACGCTCACCGACCCGACCGACAAGACGCTGACGTACGTGTACGACGCGGAGATGGGCAACCGTCTGCTGGCCGCGATCGACACGAACGGCAAGCGGACGACGTACGGCTACGACACGTCGGGCTTCCTGCGCACCGTGACCGACGCCAACGGCAACCGCAGCATCACCGGTCACGACATCCGCGGCAACACGGTCTCCCAGACCGACTGCCAGGACACGGCCGCCAACAAGTGCGCCACCGAGTACTACACGTACTACCCGGACGCGACCACGGCGTTCCCGCCGATGGACCCGCGGAACGACCTGATCCTGACCGAGCGGGACGCCCGTTCCGCGTCCGCCACGGACAACACGTACCTGACCAGCTACACCTACGACACCGGCGGCAACCTGCTGTCGGTGACCAGCCCGCCGGTGGCCGGCCACCCGAACGGCCGCACCGCCACCACCACCTACACCACGTCGTCGACCCCGGCGGCGGAGGGCGGTACGGCAGTGGCGCCGGCGGGTCTGGTGGACACGGTGACGACACCGGGCGGAAAGCAGACGAAGTACGTCTACTTCGCCAATGGCGACCTGGCCTCGGCCACCGACGCCAACGGCGCCAAGGTGTCGTACACGTACGACAACCTCGGCCGGCAGACCGCGAAGAAGGAGATCACCGACGCCAACCCGGGCGGTCTGACCACCACGCTGACGTACGACAAGAACGACCAGGTGGCCACCGAGACCAGTCCCGCGGTCACCAACCGCGTCACCGGTGCGGTCCACCAGGCCAAGTCGACCACGGTCTTCGACGCCGACGGCAACGTCCTTTCGCAGACCGTCGCCGACCTGACCGGCGGTGACACCTCGCGTACGACGTCGATGACGTACGACGCGTACAACCGTGTCGCCACGCGGACGGACCCGGGCGGTGACACCACGTCGTTCGAATACGACGTCTACGGCAACAAGGTGAAGGAGACCGACCCCGAGGGGAACGTCAACGCCTACACCTTCGACGCCGAAGGCCGGCCGCTGACGACCAGCCTGCTCAACTACACGGGCGACCCGAACAACCCGTCGTCGCCGACCACGCTGGTGCAGGAGTCACGGGCTTACGACCCGGCGGGACGTCTCGCCTCCATCACCGACTCGATGGGCTGGGTGACGGAGTACACCTACACCGATGACGGCCTGTCCGCCACGGTCACCCGCAAGGACCCGGCGAACGGCAAGCAGTTCGTCGAGGAGTCCAACACCTACGACATGGCCGGGAACCTGATCAAGCAGGTGACCAACGACGGCCAGACCACATCCACCTTCGTGGTGGACGCGGCCGACCGCGTCACGTCGTCGGTGCTCGACCCGACCGGCGTCAACCGCAGCACGAAGGTCTCCTACGACCCGGACGACAACGTCGTGACGGAGGCGGAGACCGACCCGGCGACCGGTGACGTCGACTCGACCGACACCCGCTACGACAACCTGGGCAATGTCACCGGCACCACGGTGCACGACGGCACCACCGCGCCCGTGGCCCGGTGGAAGCTCTCGGAGACCAGCGGCCTCACGGCCAACGACTCCTCCGGCGGCAACAACAAGGTGACGCTGGGCAGCGCCGTCACCCGCTCCACCGAGAAGGGCGGCTCCGCGGTCTTCAACGGCACCGCGAACGCCTACGGTCAGGCGGACGGTCCGGCGGTCAACACCAGCGGCAGCTTCACCGTCTCGGCCTGGGTCAAGCTCAGCTCGACGAGCGCCAACAGCACCTTCCTGGCCCAGGACGGCAAGGTCGCCAGCGGCTTCCAGCTGTACTACTCCACGACGTACGGCTGGACCTTCAACCGCCACGGCTCGGACACCACCGGCGCCGCGACCATCCGGACCTACTCCGGCACCTCGGCGGTGACGTCCGGTACCTGGACGCACCTCACCGGTGTGTACGACCAGGCCACCGGGACGCTGAAGCTGTACGTCAACGGAACCCAGTCCGGCACCACAACGGCCTTCACCTCCCCGTGGGAGGCCACCGGCCCGTTGCAGATCGGACGGCGTCTCTACAACGGCACCTACGCCGAGAACACCCAGGGCACGATCGCCGACGTCCAGGTCTACAGCGAGGCGCTGACCCCGTCGCAGATCTCCGCGGTCTACGGCGGCACGCTGCCGGCGAGCGGCAGTTCGGTGCATACGACCACCTGGAAGCTGGACCAGCGAGGTCTGCCGGTGTCAACGACCGACGCGGTCGGCAACACCACCGACTACGGGTACGACGAGGCGGCCCAGCAGACCACGGTCACCGAGCCCGTCGTCAACGCCGAGACGGGCGGTGGGACGCCCACGGCGGTACGTCCGGTCTCGATGACGGGTTACAACACCTTCGGTGAGGTGACCGAGGCGTCCGACCCGCTCGGCAACGTCACGGTCACGGCCTACGACGCCGAGGGCCAGGAGACCTCGACGAAGCTGCCGAACTACACGGCGCCCGGGTCCACGACGCCGATCACGGCCACGTCCTGGAACGAGTACAACAAGCTCGGCCAGGCCACGGCGGAGGTCGACCCGCTGGGCAACCGCACGACGTACACGTACACCCAACTCGGCGATGTGGCCTCGGTCACGGAGCCGGGCGGCGGCAAGACGACATACGCGTACGACACCAACGGCGACCTGCTGTCGTCGGTCCGGCCGGGCGGCGCGCGTGAGGAGTCCACCTGGGACTACCTGGGTCGTGAGCTGACCAGCACGGACATCGTGCGTCAGCCGACCCAGCGGGCGTACACGGCGATCAACGAGTACAACGCGCCGGGTGGCGAGCTGTCCCGGATGGTGAGCCCGGCGGGTGTGGCGGAGTCGTACAAGTACAACGCGCTCGGCGAGACCACCGAGGTGACCGACGGCGCGGGCAACGTGTCGAAGTTCACCTACAACATGGACGGCGAGGTCCTCACCTCGATCGACCCGGACAACACCAGCACCAAGAACACCTACGACGGTTACGGCCAGCTGGTCGCCACCAGCGACCTGGACGCGACCGGCGCGGTGCTGCGCACCAGCCGTTCCACCTACGACCGCGCGGGCACCCCGGTATCGGTGACCGACTACCGCGGCCACACCACCACGTTCACCGTTGACGCGACGGGTCTGGTGACCCAGGCGGTGGAGCCGGTCTCGGCGACCGAGTCGATCACCACGACCTTCGGCTACGACGCGGCGGGCAACCGTACGCGCTTCACCGACGGCCGCGGCAACCCGTTCATCACCACCTACAACACCTGGGGTCTGCCCGAATCACTGATCGAGCCGTCCACCCCGACCCACCCGGACGCGGCTGACCGCACCTTCACCACGGTGTACGACGCCAATGGACGGGTGAAGGAGCAGCGCTCCCCCGGCGGTGTGGTCGTCTCCCATGAGTACGACGCCAAGAGCCGGCTGGTGAAGCAGACCGGTACGGGTGCGGAGGCCGCGACACTCGACCACACGTACGCGTACGACTCCGACGACCGCGTCACGGCCGTCGCGGGTGCGGACACGGATCTGAACACCTTCACCTACGACGACCGAGGTCTGCTGCTGTCGACGTCCGGTCCGTCGGGCACCTCGTCGTTCGCCTACGACGGTGACGGGGCGATGACGTCGCGGACGGACGCGTCGGGCACGTCGACCTACGGGTACGACACGGCCGGCCGGCTGAAGACCGTCAACGACGGCGCCACCGGCTCGGCATTGACGTACACCTACGACGTCAACAGCAACGTCAAGCAGATCGACTACGGCACCGGCAAGTCCAAGCGTGAGTTCTCCTACGACGCGTTGGAGCGGCTGACCAGCGACAAGCTGACCTCGCCCACGGGCAAGGTGTTGTCGTCGCTCAGCTACGGGTGGGACGACAACGACAACCTGACGTCGAAGACGACGACCGGTGTCGCGGGTGCGTCCACGAACACCTACGCATACGACTGGGCGAACCGGCTGACGTCCTGGAACAACGGATCGACCACGGAGGCCTACGGCTACGACGCCTCGGGCAACCGCACGCGTGTCGGTGGCGACACGTACACGTACGACGCGCGCAACCGGCTCACGTCGGACGGGCACAACACGTACGCGTACACCGCGCGCGGCACGCTGAAGACGATCACCGACGAGGGCGGGACGCAGACCCTGCTCAAGGCGGACGCCTTCAACCGTGTGATCAACGAGGGTGACCGAACGTATACGTACGACGGTCTGGACCGTGTCCTGAAGGCCAAGGACGAGACCGGTGCGGAGATCTACTCCTTCCGGTACAGCGGCGGCGGGAACGATGTGGCCTCGGACGGTATGACGTCCTACAGCCGCAACGTGGACGGTTCGCTGCTGGGCGTGAAGACGGCCGTGTCGTCGGTGCTGGCTCTGACGGACATCCACGACGACGTGGTGGCCCAGTTCACCGCCTCCGGTGAGGCGCTGACCGGTTCGTCGACGTACACGCCGTTCGGCAAGGTCTCCGTCACGAACGGGATGCTGGGCAACCTGGGTTACCAGTCCGGCTGGACCGACCCGGAGACGGCCAAGGTCAACATGGCGGCGCGCTGGTACTCGCCGCAGACCGGTCAGTTCAGCAGCCGGGACACGGTCGGCAACGACCCGCTGCCGTCGTCGGTGAACGCGAACCAGTACGCCTACGCCAACCAGAACCCGATGACGGGCGTGGACCCGACCGGTCACTGGTTCGAGTTCATCAAGAAGGCCGTCAAGAAGGTCTCGAAGAAGGTCAAGAAGGTCGCCAAGTCGGCCTGGAAGAAGACCAAGCACGCGGTCAAGAAGGCCGCCAAGGCGGTCCGCAAGGCTGCCAAGCACATCAAGCGCGCGGTCAAGAAGGCCGCACGCAAGGTGCATCGCGCGGTCCGCAAGGCGGTGCACTACGTCCACGACAGCGTCAAGAAGGTCAAGAGATACGTCAAACGCACGTACAAACGCGTCAAGCGCTACGCCCACAAGGTCGTCAAGCACATCAAGGAGACGGCTCGTAAGGTCGCCAAGGCTGTCAAACACGTAGCCAAGAAGGCGGTCTCGGCAGCCAAGAAGGCCGTCAAGAAGATCGGCAGAGGCGTCCAGAAGGCGGCGAAGGCGACAGCCAATTACGTCAAACAGCACGCCGCGACCATCGTCTCGGTCGCGGTCGGTGTGGGTGTCTTCGCGGTCTGCACCGGCGCCACGTTCGGTGGCGGCGCGATCGGCTGCGCGGCTCTCGCCGGTGCCGTCGCCAATGGCGTCGGCTACATGATGAGCGACGGCCCCAAGTCCGTCGGCGGCTTCCTCGGCGCGGTCGCGATCGGCGGCATCACCGGAGCCCTCGGCGGCGCGGCCGGCGGTGCGGCCTCCGGCGCGGTGGGCCGCCTGCTCGCGAACGTCGGCGGCAAGGTGGCCACGGGCGCGGCCATGGGCGCCGCGGGCGGAGCCGCGGAAGGCGCGGTCGGCTACGGCATCTCCTGCGCGGCCAGCGAGGAGGGCTGCAGCGCGAGCGGCGCGGCGAAGGCGACGGCGCTCGGTGCGGCAACGGGTGGTGTCTTCGGTGCGGTGGCCGGCAAGGTCAGCGGCTGCCACAGTTTCACAGGAGCCACCCCGGTCGTGCTCGCAAGCGGCGCGGCCAAGCCGATCTCCGAGGTCAAGGTCGGGGACTACGTCCTTACCGCCGAGCCCGGCAAAAAGAAGAAGGAGGCTCACAAGGTCACCAAGGTCCACATCACTACGCACGACCGCGACTACGTGCGGGTGACCGTCGCCACCAAGGACGGACCCAGGACCCTGGACACCACGGCCCTGCACCAGATCTACAACGCCACGACGAAGACGTGGACGCGGGCGCAGGACTTCAAGGCTGGTGACAAGTTCCAGACCGCGGATGGCTCACCGGCCGAGGTCATCAACACGCGGACGTACAGCGATCACAAGATCACGTACGACCTGACCGTGGACGGTCTGCACACGTACCACGTGATGGTCGGTAACGCGGCTCTGTTGGTGCACAACTGCTCCAAGGCCGCCCGCCAGGATCAGTACGCCCATGACAACAGTGTCAGGTACCACGGCCTGGACGACCTCGGCCGTCCCACCGGAGTCGATGCCCAGGTCCGGCCCGGCATGCTGGACAAGGGCTCGGAGGCAGGGAAGACGACCCCGCCCGGCTGGCGAGGCAACGGCACCGCATTCAACGAGGCCCGCGGCCATCTGCTGGCCGGCCGACTCGGCGGTGCAGGTAAGGGACGTTACGCGCGCCGGAATCTCGTCACGCTCACCCAAGACCCCGTCAACACTCCATGGATGAGAGACTTGGTCGAAGGAGAGATCTATAAGGCAGTCAAGGCCGGCGAGACAGTTCAATACTCGGTGAAACCGGTGTATGAAGGTGCCAATCCGATTCCGATCAGGCTGGATTTCGATGCTCACGGCAATCGTGGGTTCCAGCTGAGCGGTTGGCTGGAAAACCCGGCCGCCGGGGTACGGACCGGAAGGGCCGGTTAG
- a CDS encoding SEL1-like repeat protein has product MTAGLPRDAGAARTASLTFDAVERDPQAVAALLRSAAEGGVDDAYVVLGDLLAAMDQDADALRCYLKAAESWHDGAMYVAACWYRDGTACHPDKAEALKWFCKMLTSGNADGLQEAITMARGMSDEEIRRAGQLAGSPGESEAMVGTAQKYR; this is encoded by the coding sequence TTGACTGCGGGGCTTCCGCGTGACGCCGGGGCAGCCCGCACGGCTTCCCTCACCTTCGACGCCGTCGAGCGCGACCCTCAAGCGGTCGCTGCACTGCTGCGATCCGCCGCGGAGGGCGGTGTCGACGACGCCTATGTCGTCCTCGGTGACTTGCTCGCGGCCATGGACCAGGATGCCGATGCGCTGCGCTGTTATCTGAAGGCCGCCGAGTCCTGGCATGACGGGGCGATGTACGTCGCTGCCTGCTGGTACCGGGACGGCACTGCCTGCCATCCGGACAAGGCCGAGGCCCTGAAGTGGTTCTGCAAAATGCTCACATCCGGAAACGCTGACGGGCTCCAAGAGGCGATCACCATGGCACGTGGCATGAGCGACGAGGAGATCCGGCGTGCCGGGCAACTGGCGGGCTCCCCTGGGGAATCCGAGGCGATGGTGGGGACGGCGCAGAAGTATCGGTGA